The Amblyomma americanum isolate KBUSLIRL-KWMA chromosome 3, ASM5285725v1, whole genome shotgun sequence genome window below encodes:
- the LOC144123654 gene encoding uncharacterized protein LOC144123654, with protein MGRQARKVKEDKDGELVQCQECDRWCYLDETGFGSLAEAGEASFVCKMCKRFGDAVHALKGEWEAGFNALNADRQVEREDRIKLEAQVADLIKKEENNAALLKRMVGEIKEEREKRTQQEKQVEALRSRPAGHPSSEKCQVEDEARRSYSAVVQRALSEKNANEMKKVKSGMETRDNSVQRQESQLERSGGQQMELGSERLGHRRVLVVGDSNVARVEGGVLTAVKADRRVQVEAQSGKCMVDAMARAREVVVGSMDGEHLVVIHAGLNDVLQGRSQNLETQLEVGMRRLREASESVHVTICTIPEVQRQARETERRVVETNRVIRLLSRRLRYEVMEVNREVYEVRPHPFAQDGIHYGGATGKKVGSRIGRQATAFLGGPRALKEPV; from the coding sequence atgggtcggcaagctaggaaagttaaggaggacaaggacggggagttagtacagtgccaggagtgcgaccgttggtgttacttagatgagacagggttcgggagcttagccgaggcgggtgaggctagcttcgtgtgtaagatgtgcaagcggtttggggacgccgttcatgcgttaaaaggggaatgggaagctgggtttaatgcacttaatgcggaccggcaggtcgaacgagaggatcggattaagctggaagctcaggtcgccgatttgattaaaaaggaggagaataatgccgccctgttgaagcgaatggtgggcgagattaaagaagagcgggaaaagcggacccagcaagaaaaacaggttgaagcgctcaggtcgcggccggctgggcaccccagttcggagaagtgtcaggtggaggacgaggctcgtcgatcgtacagtgctgtagtgcagcgagcattgagtgagaaaaatgcgaacgaaatgaaaaaggttaaatcgggcatggaaactcgcgacaatagcgtacagcggcaggagagtcagctagagcgatccggaggccaacagatggaattaggaagcgaacgtttggggcacaggagagttctggtggtcggggactcgaatgtagcgagggttgagggaggcgttctgacggcagtgaaggcagacaggcgggtgcaggtggaggctcagtcgggaaagtgcatggtggatgcaatggccagagcccgggaggtggtggtgggtagcatggatggcgaacaccttgtggtcatccatgctggtctcaatgatgtactgcaggggaggagccagaatcttgagacgcagttggaggtggggatgcgtaggcttagagaggcctctgagagtgtgcatgtgaccatatgcacaatcccagaggtccagaggcaggctcgcgaaacggaaaggagggtcgtggagactaatcgggtaattaggctattgagtcgacgactaagatacgaggtgatggaggtcaacagggaagtgtacgaggttaggccccacccttttgcacaggatggcatccactacggtggtgccactggcaagaaggtgggtagtaggataggtcgccaggcaacagcttttttggggggacccagagctctgaaggaaccagtgtag
- the LOC144124395 gene encoding solute carrier family 28 member 3-like has product MKAQKRPCLWGSVWLLLLALLVHDSLNDSRRLISLGGIVAIILFGLLFSKYPSKVNWYQVMWGLLLQFILGIGVLRWSRGRSILECLAEKAKHFLDYTNRGSFFVFGHLASGWNLTAALGDLARVVTPTDAFLEGTNATSSADIKPLFPVFTFQALPVIFFFSFFVNILYFYGIMQWLVKVVGKFLQLTIGTTVCESMTAAANIFLGMSEAPLVIRPFLSKMTNSELHTVMTSGFSTIAGSVMAAYISFGVSPGHLITASIMSAPAALACSKLLYPETEASKTQLENIEMPKSEERNVLEAASNGSSVGMFIVGSIVANLVAFLAFIAFLNGSLQWIGSIIALDFLSFEWLLAKLFTPLAFLMGVPTKDCGVVGELIGIKTFANEFIAYSRLAIIIGDLDERSVVIATYALCGFSNLGSVGICLGALGAMAPDRKGDFASVSVRALVAGSSACFLTACVAGSLIS; this is encoded by the exons ATGAAGGCGCAGAA GCGGCCGTGCCTGTGGGGTTCGGTGTGGCTCTTGCTGCTGGCTTTGCTGGTGCATGACTCGTTGAACGACAGCCGTAGGCTCATCTCGCTCGGTGGCATCGTGGCGATTATTCTCTTCGGTTTGCTCTTCTCCAAGTACCCATCGAAA GTGAACTGGTACCAAGTGATGTGGGGCCTGCTGCTTCAGTTCATACTGGGCATCGGCGTGCTCCGTTGGAGCCGCGGCCGAAGCATACTCGAGTGCTTGGCAGAGAAGGCCAAGCACTTCTTGGACTACACGAACAGAGGCTCCTTCTTCGTCTTCGGACACCTCGCGTCGGGCTGGAACCTCACGGCAGCCCTTGGGGACCTCGCCAGGGTCGTGACTCCAACTGACGCCTTCCTGGAAGGCACCAACGCCACCAGCAGCGCAGACATCAAGCCGCTGTTCCCAGTTTTCACGTTCCAG GCGCTTCCGGTGatatttttcttcagtttttttgtGAACATCCTCTACTTCTACGGCATCATGCAATGGCTGGTTAAAGTGGTTGGGAAGTTCCTGCAGCTGACCATCGGCACGACCGTCTGCGAGTCCATGACGGCAGCTGCCAACATATTCCTCGGAATG TCCGAGGCGCCCCTGGTGATTCGGCCATTCCTGTCGAAGATGACGAACTCGGAGCTGCACACGGTGATGACTAGCGGCTTCTCCACCATCGCCGGCAGCGTCATGGCTGCGTACATCAGCTTTGGG GTGAGCCCCGGCCATCTGATAACGGCCTCCATAATGAGCGCACCCGCGGCGCTGGCCTGCTCCAAGCTGCTGTACCCGGAGACCGAGGCGAGCAAGACGCAGCTGGAAAACATTGAGATGCCCAAGAG TGAGGAGCGCAACGTCCTCGAGGCGGCGTCGAACGGCTCTTCCGTTGGAATGTTCATCGTGGGCAGCATAGTGGCCAACCTGGTCGCCTTCCTTGCTTTCATCGCGTTCCTCAACGGTTCGCTGCAATGGATTGGATCCATCATTGCCCTGGACTTTCTCAGCTTCGAG TGGTTGTTGGCCAAGCTGTTCACCCCCCTGGCATTCCTGATGGGCGTCCCCACGAAGGACTGCGGCGTCGTGGGGGAGTTGATCGGCATCAAAACCTTCGCCAACGAGTTCATCGCTTATTCGCGACTCGCCATCATCATCGGCGATCTCGAC GAGCGGTCGGTGGTGATCGCCACGTACGCCCTGTGCGGCTTCTCCAACCTGGGCTCCGTCGGCATCTGCCTGGGCGCTCTGGGCGCGATGGCGCCCGACCGCAAGGGAGACTTCGCCTCGGTCTCGGTGCGGGCCCTGGTCGCCGGCTCGTCCGCATGCTTCCTCACGGCATGCGTGGCAG GGAGCCTCATTTCCTAA